A window of Gambusia affinis linkage group LG03, SWU_Gaff_1.0, whole genome shotgun sequence contains these coding sequences:
- the asb6 gene encoding ankyrin repeat and SOCS box protein 6, whose amino-acid sequence MPFLHGFRRIIYEYQPLVNAVMRVVGIEEEESNNENSPKEESSRCSSLVELLEQESQSEVFLEGISYALFKVAERGLVYAAKILLRYGADINFEDPVSYYNPLHIAVLRNRPNMVRLLVGHGADIEKRDRIHESSPLDLASEESERLPCLITLLDLAADVNSRDKHGKTPLLHALASSDGLTVHNTENIRLLLERGADVNAATVDGETVESSLVFLVKEALDASAEDAAEIGKFCLKATQLLLSHGVDPSCCVNEDGDSSLTQTSLEHFDLLFPLAVLLIQSGASLVCSHHSSSCWSGYSLLFQRLQTALLRCTDQSHAADLLEQAEMLLDLARVNVPTLNLPSRVELPVANLDSHPYAQALIGLHNRVVEREGSPPPLRCLCRAFIRSFLQPWPLEDRVKALPLPDRLKEFLLPELTYTPKAGWACFKPQHTQD is encoded by the exons ATGCCTTTCCTCCATGGGTTCCGACGGATCATCTATGAGTATCAGCCGCTGGTAAACGCTGTTATGCGTGTGGTTGGgatagaagaagaagagagcaaTAATGAAAACAG TCCCAAGGAAGAGTCCAGTCGGTGTAGCTCTTtggtggagctgctggagcaAGAGTCCCAGTCTGAGGTGTTCCTGGAAGGCATCAGCTACGCCCTGTTTAAAGTGGCAGAGAGGGGACTGGTGTATGCAGCCAAAATCCTCCTACGATATGGAGCTGATATCAATTTTGAAG ATCCTGTGTCATACTACAATCCTCTACATATAGCCGTTTTAAGGAACAGGCCAAACATGGTGAGGCTGCTGGTTGGACATGGAGCGGACATTGAAAAGAGGGACAGG ATCCACGAGAGCAGTCCCTTGGACCTTGCGAGTGAAGAGTCAGAGCGACTGCCTTGCCTGATCACATTGCTGGACCTTGCTGCGGATGTCAATTCCAGGGACAAACATG GGAAAACGCCTTTGCTCCACGCATTAGCAAGCAGCGATGGACTGACCGTGCACAACACAGAGAACATCCGGCTTTTGCTGGAGAGAG GGGCCGACGTCAACGCTGCCACTGTGGACGGCGAAACGGTGGAGTCGTCTTTGGTGTTCCTGGTGAAGGAGGCTCTGGACGCCAGCGCGGAGGATGCCGCCGAGATCGGTAAATTCTGCCTCAAAGCCACGCAGCTCCTACTGTCCCACGGCGTGGACCCCAGCTGCTGCGTGAACGAGGACGGCGATTCCTCGCTGACGCAGACGAGCCTGGAGCACTTCGACTTGCTCTTTCCTCTGGCCGTGCTCCTGATCCAGAGCGGAGCCTCTCTGGTCTGCTCCCACCACAGTTCCTCCTGTTGGTCGGGTTACAGCCTCCTCTTCCAGAGGCTTCAAACCGCCCTGCTGCGCTGCACCGATCAGAGTCACGCCGCTGACCTCTTGGAGCAAGCGGAGATGTTGCTGGACTTGGCGAGGGTAAATGTCCCAACGCTGAATCTGCCTTCCAGGGTGGAGCTCCCTGTGGCCAACCTGGACTCTCACCCGTACGCTCAGGCTCTAATAGGCCTACACAACCGCGTAGTGGAGCGTGAAGGAAGCCCCCCGCCTCTTCGTTGCCTTTGTAGGGCATTTATAAGGAGCTTCCTACAGCCCTGGCCACTGGAGGACAGAGTAAAAGCATTGCCTTTACCAGACAGACTGAAAGAGTTTCTGCTTCCGGAGCTCACCTACACCCCAAAGGCTGGCTGGGCCTGCTTCAAACCCCAACACACTCAGGATTAA